In Herpetosiphon gulosus, one genomic interval encodes:
- a CDS encoding VCBS repeat-containing protein, producing the protein MKPIKIMTLLTLIIVTVASTTAQQPARGPLHPKSAAGVMPAAYLAHPNQRPARPSSNSGILQPVASLGLGDAASAAAIDQPLASASAGNHLLRLGWNNGLTIVQTTTLTSQPSSLAIGQINNDRLADLAALQPATKQLGLWRGTLSQTLQLTQHYTISTEPEALHAADLTSDCRDDLAFATPGTIQIWSQPNNNPMQASLSLPFANRSMSDLALGDLNYDGQLDLAALRGTGGITQHLDLFSLYRGSLLATDYRPVDDQGFAAHAVAIGDVTNDGRADLVVSAGGNIPNAAINIFAQQSDGRITTTPQLLPAWHLPEALAIADINHDGFNDILALNSGWLALTIYRGRVDGTLAAYETYDLPYSTSYRPETLAVGDLNRDGGLDVLIADDLRGLTYLINSSAAPSATIDDQIVPCSTITTPHFSMSGTLTNATALDVSLDAGATWQVANVTGTTWSYETELPAWVYPLVMVRARQGDRVQAPATMRRLRFQHHRIAAPLVMQ; encoded by the coding sequence ATGAAACCAATAAAAATAATGACACTGCTCACATTAATCATCGTGACAGTCGCAAGTACAACTGCCCAACAACCAGCCCGTGGCCCGCTGCACCCAAAAAGTGCAGCGGGGGTTATGCCCGCCGCCTATTTGGCTCACCCAAACCAACGGCCAGCCCGACCTAGCAGCAATAGCGGTATTTTGCAGCCAGTCGCTAGCCTTGGCTTGGGCGATGCTGCCAGTGCTGCCGCAATTGATCAACCCTTGGCCAGTGCTAGTGCTGGCAATCACCTGTTGCGCTTGGGCTGGAACAACGGCCTGACAATTGTCCAAACCACGACGCTCACGAGCCAGCCAAGCAGCCTGGCGATTGGCCAAATCAACAATGATCGCTTGGCTGATTTGGCGGCGTTGCAACCGGCAACCAAGCAGCTTGGCCTGTGGCGCGGCACGCTTAGCCAAACCTTGCAACTGACCCAACACTATACGATCAGCACTGAGCCAGAAGCGTTGCACGCCGCCGATCTTACCAGCGATTGCCGTGATGATTTGGCGTTTGCAACGCCCGGCACGATACAAATTTGGTCACAACCAAATAACAACCCTATGCAGGCAAGCCTGAGTTTGCCGTTTGCCAATCGCAGCATGAGTGATTTGGCACTTGGTGATCTTAATTATGATGGCCAGCTTGATCTCGCGGCTTTACGCGGGACAGGTGGTATTACTCAACACCTCGATTTGTTTTCACTCTATCGGGGAAGCTTGCTTGCTACTGACTATCGACCGGTTGATGATCAAGGCTTTGCAGCCCATGCCGTGGCGATTGGCGATGTTACCAACGATGGACGTGCCGATCTCGTGGTCAGCGCTGGGGGCAATATCCCCAATGCAGCGATTAATATTTTTGCCCAACAAAGCGATGGTCGTATCACGACCACACCACAGTTGTTACCAGCATGGCATTTACCGGAAGCTTTAGCGATTGCCGATATTAATCATGATGGATTTAATGATATACTCGCACTGAACAGTGGCTGGTTAGCCTTGACGATCTATCGTGGTCGAGTTGATGGGACGCTGGCGGCCTACGAAACCTACGATCTCCCCTACAGTACCAGCTATCGACCTGAAACTTTGGCCGTTGGCGATCTCAATCGTGATGGTGGCCTTGATGTGCTGATCGCTGATGATCTGCGCGGATTAACCTATTTGATCAACAGCAGTGCTGCGCCTAGTGCGACGATTGATGATCAGATCGTGCCATGTAGCACGATCACGACACCGCATTTCAGCATGAGTGGCACATTGACGAATGCCACGGCGTTGGATGTAAGCCTTGATGCTGGTGCAACGTGGCAAGTGGCGAATGTTACTGGCACGACCTGGAGCTATGAAACCGAGCTACCAGCGTGGGTCTATCCGCTGGTCATGGTGCGGGCACGGCAAGGCGATCGAGTGCAAGCGCCAGCAACGATGCGTCGTCTGCGGTTCCAGCATCATCGGATTGCTGCGCCATTGGTCATGCAATAA